A part of Chitinimonas koreensis genomic DNA contains:
- a CDS encoding GNAT family N-acetyltransferase, whose translation MLIETQRLRLRPLAEPDLATFMVYRNDPEVAHWQGFDVPYPLESAQALFAECDAARPPSPGEWRQIAIARRSDDALLGDCAVCLSADGRQAELGITLAPQHQGQGYAAETFAALFDWLFGSCGLHRVHASCDPANLASARLLRRVGMRQEGHLRQSLWFKGGWADDLVFGLLAEEWKAARRSPPG comes from the coding sequence ATGCTGATCGAAACTCAACGCCTCCGCCTGCGCCCACTGGCCGAGCCCGACCTGGCCACCTTCATGGTCTACCGCAACGACCCCGAAGTCGCCCACTGGCAGGGCTTCGACGTGCCCTACCCGCTCGAATCGGCCCAGGCGCTGTTCGCCGAGTGCGACGCCGCCCGTCCGCCGAGCCCCGGCGAATGGCGCCAGATCGCCATCGCCCGGCGCAGCGACGACGCGCTGCTGGGCGACTGCGCCGTCTGCCTGTCGGCCGACGGCCGCCAGGCCGAACTCGGCATCACGCTGGCGCCGCAGCACCAGGGCCAGGGCTACGCCGCCGAAACGTTCGCGGCGCTGTTCGACTGGCTGTTCGGCAGTTGCGGCCTGCACCGCGTGCACGCCAGCTGCGACCCGGCCAACCTCGCCTCGGCCCGGCTGCTGCGGCGGGTGGGCATGCGCCAGGAAGGCCATCTGCGGCAGAGCCTGTGGTTCAAGGGCGGCTGGGCCGACGACCTGGTGTTCGGTCTCCTGGCCGAGGAATGGAAGGCGGCCCGCCGGTCGCCGCCGGGCTGA
- a CDS encoding substrate-binding periplasmic protein has translation MTRTAAALLLALALPARALTLYTEDYPPFNMMEAGVVSGISTLVLREGLHRAGLGAHFELLPWTRALSLARTREDSCVYSAVRTPDREGDFKWIGPLVEDHIALFARADSPIKLARIADARAYRVGGYQSDAYGDYVERQGVTLERAPADLHNLPKLRAGRIDLWVAGAISGRYRARRDGYANEIREVVRGGDPRSTQMWLACNLRLDDEVFRRLDEGVRAAIAEGVVAIYTSRYQ, from the coding sequence ATGACCCGAACCGCCGCCGCCTTGCTGCTCGCGCTGGCCCTGCCGGCGCGGGCGCTCACGCTGTACACCGAGGACTACCCGCCGTTCAACATGATGGAGGCCGGCGTGGTCAGCGGCATCTCCACCCTGGTGCTGCGCGAAGGACTGCACCGCGCCGGGCTCGGCGCGCATTTCGAACTCCTGCCGTGGACCCGCGCGCTGAGCCTGGCGCGCACGCGCGAGGACAGCTGCGTCTACTCGGCGGTGCGCACGCCCGATCGCGAGGGCGATTTCAAGTGGATCGGCCCGCTGGTCGAGGATCACATCGCGCTGTTCGCCCGCGCCGACAGCCCGATCAAGCTGGCCCGCATCGCCGATGCGCGCGCCTATCGCGTCGGCGGCTACCAGTCGGACGCCTACGGCGACTACGTCGAGCGGCAGGGCGTGACGCTGGAGCGCGCGCCGGCCGACCTGCACAACCTGCCCAAGCTGCGCGCCGGCCGCATCGACCTGTGGGTGGCCGGCGCGATCAGCGGCCGCTACCGCGCCCGGCGCGACGGCTATGCCAACGAGATCCGCGAGGTGGTGCGCGGCGGCGATCCGCGTTCGACCCAGATGTGGCTGGCCTGCAATCTGCGGCTGGACGACGAGGTGTTCCGCCGGCTCGACGAGGGCGTGCGCGCGGCGATCGCCGAGGGCGTGGTCGCGATCTATACCTCGCGCTACCAGTAG
- a CDS encoding protein adenylyltransferase SelO codes for MTPDLPFAAGLHALGPAFYSQVAPTPLAEPRLAAWNGELAVALGLPATLDAAAGLTALLAGNASPGAPASIATVYSGHQFGAWAGQLGDGRALLLGELAGQEIQLKGAGETPYSRMGDGRAVLRSSIREYLCSEAMHGLGIPTTRALALVASPEPVWRETLETAAVVTRVAPSFLRFGHFEHFFYKGEHESLKQLADYALARYYPACLEAANPYQAMLEAVIARTAELIAGWQAVGFCHGVMNSDNMSLLGLTLDYGPFGFLDGFDAGHICNHSDPGGRYSYANQPEIGLWNLHCLAQALLPLLDRDAAVAALKRYQPQFEEALTARFGAKLGLTTQEDEDWRLLTRLFDLLQAGRTDWTIFWRKLGDFDSAPAAINAPVRDLLVDRAAFDGWAADYRARLAREGSVDAVRQAAMRAVNPKYVLRNHLAEAAIRAAKTGDFGEIDRLRTLLARPFDEQPEHEAYAGLPPDWAQDLSVSCSS; via the coding sequence ATGACTCCCGATCTCCCTTTCGCCGCCGGCCTGCATGCGCTCGGCCCGGCCTTCTACTCGCAGGTCGCGCCCACGCCGCTGGCCGAGCCGCGCCTGGCCGCCTGGAACGGCGAGCTGGCCGTGGCGCTCGGCCTGCCGGCCACGCTCGACGCCGCCGCCGGCCTCACCGCGCTGCTGGCCGGCAACGCCTCTCCCGGTGCACCGGCCAGCATCGCCACCGTCTACTCGGGCCACCAGTTCGGCGCCTGGGCCGGCCAGCTCGGCGACGGCCGCGCGCTGCTGCTGGGCGAGCTGGCCGGCCAGGAGATCCAGCTCAAGGGCGCCGGCGAGACGCCCTACTCGCGCATGGGCGACGGCCGCGCGGTGCTGCGCTCGTCGATCCGCGAATACCTGTGCTCCGAGGCGATGCACGGCCTGGGCATCCCGACCACCCGCGCACTGGCGCTGGTGGCCTCGCCCGAGCCGGTCTGGCGCGAGACGCTGGAGACCGCCGCGGTGGTGACGCGGGTGGCGCCGAGCTTCCTGCGCTTCGGCCACTTCGAGCATTTCTTCTACAAGGGCGAGCACGAATCGCTGAAGCAGCTGGCCGACTATGCGCTGGCGCGCTACTACCCCGCTTGCCTCGAGGCGGCCAACCCCTACCAGGCCATGCTGGAGGCGGTGATCGCGCGCACCGCCGAACTGATCGCCGGCTGGCAGGCGGTCGGCTTCTGCCACGGCGTGATGAACAGCGACAACATGTCGCTCCTGGGCCTGACGCTCGACTACGGCCCGTTCGGCTTCCTCGACGGCTTCGACGCCGGCCACATCTGCAACCATTCCGACCCTGGCGGCCGCTACAGCTACGCCAACCAGCCCGAGATCGGGCTATGGAACCTGCACTGCCTGGCCCAGGCGCTGCTGCCGCTGCTCGACCGCGACGCCGCGGTAGCGGCGCTCAAGCGCTACCAGCCGCAGTTCGAGGAGGCGCTGACCGCGCGCTTCGGCGCGAAGCTGGGCCTGACGACGCAGGAGGACGAAGACTGGCGGCTGCTGACCCGGCTGTTCGACCTGCTGCAGGCCGGCCGCACCGACTGGACCATCTTCTGGCGCAAGCTGGGCGATTTCGACAGCGCGCCCGCTGCGATCAATGCGCCGGTCCGCGACCTGCTGGTCGACCGCGCGGCATTCGACGGCTGGGCCGCCGACTACCGCGCGCGGCTGGCGCGCGAAGGCTCGGTCGATGCGGTGCGGCAGGCGGCGATGCGGGCGGTCAATCCGAAGTACGTGCTGCGCAACCACCTGGCCGAGGCGGCGATCCGCGCCGCCAAGACCGGCGACTTCGGTGAGATCGACCGGCTGCGGACCTTGCTGGCACGCCCCTTCGACGAGCAGCCGGAACACGAGGCCTATGCCGGCCTGCCGCCCGACTGGGCGCAGGATCTGTCGGTGAGCTGCTCGTCCTAG
- the hutG gene encoding formimidoylglutamase, translating into MHTPYDPTLWQGRIDAEEGALARRWHERIQGLNPDAPAGVALLGFASDAGVARNHGRPGAADGPVAIRRALANLAWHHEGHVYDAGDVRCQGDELEAAQAELGRQVAHLLADGHFPLVLGGGHEIAYGSFLGLARHAETQARVPTIGIVNLDAHFDLRAGARGSSGTPFRQIADACAANGAPFNYLVYGISEPGNTEALFHRARELGVQWRGDEDCGRENLEDLLDALTFFADEVDWLYLTVCLDVLPAAVAPGVSAPAARGVELAVVEALIDAAKATGKLMLADIAELNPAFDRDGITAKVAARLAWRLAR; encoded by the coding sequence ATGCATACCCCGTACGACCCGACGCTCTGGCAAGGCCGCATCGACGCCGAGGAGGGCGCGCTGGCGCGCCGCTGGCACGAGCGCATCCAGGGCCTCAATCCCGACGCGCCGGCCGGCGTGGCGCTGCTCGGCTTCGCCAGCGATGCCGGCGTCGCACGCAACCACGGCCGGCCCGGCGCCGCCGACGGCCCGGTGGCGATCCGCCGCGCGCTGGCCAACCTGGCCTGGCATCACGAGGGCCACGTCTACGACGCCGGCGACGTGCGCTGCCAGGGCGACGAGCTGGAAGCGGCCCAGGCCGAGCTCGGCCGCCAGGTCGCCCACCTGCTGGCCGACGGCCACTTCCCGCTGGTGCTGGGCGGCGGCCACGAGATCGCCTACGGCAGCTTCCTCGGCCTGGCCCGCCACGCCGAGACCCAGGCGCGGGTGCCGACCATCGGCATCGTCAACCTCGATGCCCACTTCGACCTGCGCGCCGGCGCGCGCGGCAGCTCGGGCACGCCGTTCCGCCAGATCGCCGACGCCTGCGCGGCCAACGGCGCGCCGTTCAACTACCTGGTCTACGGCATCTCCGAGCCGGGCAATACCGAGGCGCTGTTCCACCGTGCGCGCGAACTCGGCGTGCAGTGGCGCGGCGACGAGGACTGCGGCCGCGAGAACCTGGAAGACCTGCTCGACGCGCTGACCTTCTTTGCCGACGAGGTCGACTGGCTCTACCTGACGGTCTGCCTCGACGTGCTGCCGGCCGCGGTCGCGCCGGGCGTCTCGGCGCCGGCCGCGCGCGGGGTGGAACTGGCGGTGGTGGAAGCGCTGATCGACGCCGCCAAGGCGACCGGCAAGCTGATGCTGGCCGACATCGCCGAACTGAACCCGGCCTTCGACCGCGACGGCATCACCGCCAAGGTGGCGGCGCGGCTGGCCTGGCGGCTGGCGCGCTGA
- a CDS encoding ABC transporter substrate-binding protein: protein MRMGNGKSIAAGTLAALACLLAGQPAQAAGAAASPWCKAGKPVKLAGLDWESGAFLTATLQLVLEHGYGCRTETVPGNTVTMETALANDDIQLLAEEWVGRSDAWNAAARAGKVKAVGHVIEGAAEGWYVPDYVVNGDARRKIKPLAPGLKSVGDLPRYKAVFADEEEPAKGRFLNCPTGWTCEGVNSQKLKAYKLTDSYVNFRPGSGAALDAEIASAILRGKPVLLYYWSPTALMGKYRFVRLAEPAYDARCFATLADKDHPAPCGSASPAALIQAGVSKPFAESDPVLVGMLEKFNVPLDQLNRALAEMAERKVDARAQARAWMKANPAVWRKWVPADAAARIAAGL, encoded by the coding sequence ATGAGGATGGGGAACGGAAAATCGATCGCGGCCGGCACGCTGGCCGCACTGGCCTGCCTCTTGGCGGGCCAGCCGGCGCAGGCGGCCGGCGCGGCGGCCTCGCCGTGGTGCAAGGCGGGCAAGCCGGTGAAGCTGGCCGGGCTGGACTGGGAGAGCGGCGCCTTCCTGACCGCGACGCTGCAGCTGGTGCTCGAGCACGGCTACGGCTGCCGCACCGAGACCGTGCCGGGCAACACCGTGACCATGGAGACGGCGCTGGCCAACGACGACATCCAGCTGCTGGCCGAGGAATGGGTCGGCCGCAGCGACGCCTGGAACGCCGCCGCGCGCGCCGGCAAGGTGAAGGCGGTCGGCCACGTGATCGAGGGTGCGGCCGAGGGCTGGTACGTGCCCGACTACGTGGTGAACGGCGATGCCCGGCGCAAGATCAAGCCGCTGGCGCCGGGCCTGAAGTCGGTCGGCGACCTGCCGCGCTACAAGGCGGTGTTCGCCGACGAGGAGGAGCCGGCCAAGGGCCGCTTCCTCAACTGCCCGACCGGCTGGACCTGCGAGGGCGTCAACAGCCAGAAGCTCAAGGCCTACAAGCTGACCGACAGCTACGTCAATTTCCGCCCCGGCAGCGGCGCGGCGCTCGATGCCGAGATCGCCTCGGCCATCCTGCGCGGCAAGCCGGTGCTGCTGTACTACTGGTCGCCGACCGCGCTGATGGGCAAGTACCGCTTCGTGCGGCTGGCCGAGCCGGCTTACGACGCGCGCTGCTTCGCCACGCTGGCCGACAAGGACCACCCGGCGCCGTGCGGCTCGGCCTCGCCGGCCGCGCTGATCCAGGCCGGCGTGTCCAAACCGTTCGCCGAGTCCGATCCGGTGCTGGTGGGGATGCTGGAGAAATTCAACGTGCCGCTCGACCAGCTCAACCGCGCGCTGGCCGAGATGGCCGAGCGCAAGGTCGACGCCCGCGCGCAGGCGCGCGCCTGGATGAAGGCCAATCCGGCGGTCTGGCGCAAGTGGGTGCCGGCCGATGCGGCGGCGCGGATCGCGGCGGGGCTCTAG
- a CDS encoding ABC transporter permease: protein MSTPFFIPLSFKDAVNHAVEWLVGQYGDQFRQLSGLLLRGVLLPLESVLRAAPPWLVLLAVALLAWHASRSAGRSLGLAALLYLIGCFGLWDALMQTLAIMLVALALALAIGIPLGIAAAWSDRLRRVLLPVLDVMQTLPSFVYLVPVLMLFGLGKVPAILATVVYALPPLVRLTDLGIRQVDPGLTEAAWSFGTTRWQLLLTVQLPQARPTIMAGINQATMMALAMVVIASMIGARGLGEDVLAGIQTLDVGRGMQAGLAIVILAIVADRIGQAYGRPRARRTAEPRR, encoded by the coding sequence ATGAGCACGCCCTTCTTCATCCCCCTGTCGTTCAAGGACGCCGTCAACCATGCCGTCGAATGGCTGGTCGGCCAGTACGGCGACCAGTTCCGCCAGCTGTCGGGCCTGCTGCTGCGCGGCGTGCTGCTGCCGCTCGAAAGCGTGCTGCGCGCGGCGCCGCCGTGGCTGGTGCTGCTGGCGGTCGCGCTCCTGGCCTGGCACGCCAGCCGCAGTGCCGGGCGCAGCCTCGGCCTCGCCGCGCTGCTGTACCTGATCGGCTGCTTCGGCCTGTGGGACGCGCTGATGCAGACACTGGCCATCATGCTGGTGGCGCTCGCGCTGGCACTCGCGATCGGCATCCCGCTCGGCATCGCGGCGGCCTGGTCCGACCGGCTCCGGCGCGTGCTGCTGCCGGTGCTCGACGTGATGCAGACGCTGCCGAGCTTCGTCTACCTGGTGCCGGTGCTGATGCTGTTCGGCCTGGGCAAGGTGCCGGCGATCCTGGCCACCGTGGTCTACGCCCTGCCGCCGCTGGTGCGGCTGACCGACCTCGGCATCCGCCAGGTCGACCCGGGCCTGACCGAGGCGGCCTGGTCGTTCGGCACCACGCGCTGGCAACTGCTGCTCACCGTGCAGTTGCCGCAGGCACGGCCGACCATCATGGCCGGCATCAACCAGGCCACCATGATGGCGCTGGCGATGGTGGTGATCGCCTCGATGATCGGCGCGCGCGGCCTGGGCGAGGACGTGCTGGCCGGCATCCAGACGCTCGACGTCGGCCGCGGCATGCAGGCCGGCCTCGCCATCGTGATCCTGGCCATCGTCGCCGACCGCATCGGCCAGGCCTACGGCCGGCCGCGCGCGCGCCGGACCGCGGAGCCGCGCCGATGA
- a CDS encoding quaternary amine ABC transporter ATP-binding protein, which produces MSRIRLIEVSKVYGPAPREALARLAAGEDKAAVLAATGSTAGLDRVSLEIGAGERFVVMGLSGSGKSTLVRHLNRLVDPSAGRIEVDGEDILGYGAAALRDYRRHKVSMVFQGFGLLPHRDVLGNVAYGLEVRGEPRRRAQARAAEWLERVGLAGYAAALPDALSGGMRQRVGLARALAMDTPILLMDEPFSALDPLIRAEMQAQLLELQAALGKTVVFITHDLDEALRLGQRIAILRDGRVVQVDTPERILAAPADDYVRRFVERRAAAG; this is translated from the coding sequence ATGAGCCGCATCCGCCTGATCGAGGTCAGCAAGGTCTACGGCCCGGCGCCGCGCGAGGCGCTGGCGCGGCTGGCCGCCGGCGAGGACAAGGCCGCGGTGCTGGCCGCCACCGGCAGCACGGCCGGGCTCGACCGCGTCTCGCTCGAGATCGGCGCCGGCGAACGCTTCGTGGTGATGGGGCTGTCCGGCTCGGGCAAGTCGACGCTGGTGCGCCACCTCAACCGCCTGGTCGACCCGAGCGCCGGCCGCATCGAGGTCGACGGCGAAGACATCCTCGGCTACGGCGCGGCGGCCCTGCGCGACTACCGCCGCCACAAGGTCAGCATGGTGTTCCAGGGCTTCGGCCTGCTGCCGCACCGCGACGTGCTGGGCAACGTCGCCTACGGCCTCGAGGTGCGCGGCGAGCCGCGGCGGCGGGCGCAGGCGCGGGCGGCCGAGTGGCTCGAACGGGTCGGCCTGGCCGGCTATGCCGCGGCGCTGCCGGATGCGCTGTCGGGCGGCATGCGCCAGCGCGTCGGCCTGGCGCGCGCGCTGGCGATGGATACGCCGATCCTGCTGATGGACGAACCGTTCTCGGCGCTCGATCCGCTGATCCGCGCCGAGATGCAGGCGCAGCTGCTCGAGCTGCAGGCGGCGCTGGGCAAGACCGTGGTGTTCATCACCCACGACCTGGACGAGGCGCTGCGGCTGGGCCAGCGCATCGCCATCCTGCGCGACGGCCGCGTGGTGCAGGTCGATACGCCGGAACGCATCCTGGCGGCGCCGGCCGACGACTACGTGCGGCGCTTCGTCGAGCGGCGGGCGGCAGCGGGCTGA
- the hutI gene encoding imidazolonepropionase: MSATLIRNVHLATMADSAATANGAGYGELRDAALLVRDGRIAWLGRADALTGEIAAGVAEEIDGEGGWLTPGLIDCHTHLVFGGDRSHEFELRLEGASYEEIARAGGGIRSTVAATRAAGEDALFAAARGRLARLEAEGVTRVEIKSGYGLDFDSERRMLRVARRLGAAGGAAVHTTYLAAHALPPEYQGRQDDYVAACIAWLGILHGEGLIDAVDAFCENIAFSPAQVERLFDAAGALGLPVKLHAEQLSDQGGAGLVARRRGLSADHLEWLDADGIAAMAAAGTVAVMLPVAFYYLRETRLPPIDALRAAGVAMAVATDCNPGTAPCTSALLALNMACTLFRLTPAEALAGMTCHAARALGVQDQAGTLEVGKRADLALWRIGRPAELCYWLGAAPLAGRWVGGVKMA; the protein is encoded by the coding sequence ATGTCCGCCACCCTGATCCGCAACGTCCACCTGGCCACCATGGCCGACTCCGCCGCGACCGCCAACGGCGCGGGCTACGGCGAGCTGCGCGACGCCGCCCTGCTGGTGCGCGACGGCCGCATCGCCTGGCTCGGCCGCGCCGACGCGCTGACCGGCGAGATCGCCGCCGGCGTGGCCGAAGAGATCGACGGCGAAGGCGGCTGGCTCACGCCCGGGCTGATCGACTGCCACACCCACTTGGTCTTCGGCGGCGACCGCTCGCACGAATTCGAGCTGCGGCTCGAAGGCGCCAGCTACGAGGAGATCGCCCGCGCCGGCGGCGGCATCCGCTCGACCGTGGCGGCCACCCGCGCGGCCGGCGAGGACGCGCTGTTCGCCGCCGCGCGCGGCCGGCTGGCGCGGCTCGAGGCCGAGGGCGTCACCCGGGTCGAGATCAAGTCCGGCTACGGCCTCGATTTCGACAGCGAGCGCCGCATGCTGCGGGTGGCGCGCCGGCTCGGCGCGGCCGGCGGCGCCGCGGTGCACACCACCTACCTGGCCGCCCACGCGCTGCCGCCCGAATACCAGGGCCGCCAGGACGACTACGTCGCCGCCTGCATCGCCTGGCTCGGCATCCTGCACGGTGAAGGGCTGATCGATGCGGTCGACGCCTTCTGCGAGAACATCGCCTTCAGCCCGGCCCAGGTGGAACGGCTGTTCGACGCCGCCGGCGCGCTCGGCCTGCCGGTCAAGCTGCACGCCGAGCAGTTGAGCGACCAGGGCGGCGCCGGCCTGGTCGCGCGCCGCCGCGGCCTGTCGGCCGACCACCTCGAGTGGCTCGACGCCGACGGCATCGCCGCCATGGCCGCGGCCGGCACGGTGGCGGTGATGCTGCCGGTGGCCTTCTATTACCTGCGCGAGACCAGGTTGCCGCCGATCGACGCCCTGCGCGCGGCCGGCGTGGCGATGGCGGTGGCGACCGACTGCAACCCGGGCACCGCGCCGTGCACCAGCGCGCTGCTGGCGCTCAACATGGCCTGCACGCTGTTCCGCCTGACCCCGGCCGAGGCGCTGGCCGGCATGACCTGCCACGCCGCGCGCGCGCTCGGCGTGCAGGACCAGGCCGGCACGCTCGAAGTCGGCAAGCGCGCCGACCTGGCCCTGTGGCGCATCGGCCGGCCGGCCGAGCTGTGCTACTGGCTCGGCGCGGCGCCGCTGGCGGGACGCTGGGTGGGCGGCGTGAAGATGGCTTGA
- a CDS encoding ABC transporter substrate-binding protein, with the protein MLRSLLPALCSFLCILASAAAAGAPINVVQVADQSGPNGDTGRDFVTGARVYFDQLNARGGINGRPVNLVVADDGGEPAATLALSRKLVAEQRPQALFGYIGADGIRAVLADKALAGLPLVAPYLGIDVKGEGGVYYLRAGLAAEVGKIARIANASGLTRLALVSGEDALGRAARLEVPVRLAEVKAALVGQAGLPTDSIEVEAAAARLAASNPQGVILAAPTVSSAAFVRAYQALRPGTQFYALSWVNPQTMREFLGPESVRGVAVSALVPSPYNPLSPIAREFVATLKKYRDEPPSYASLEGYMAARMLADNLRAAGGEGGVALRRALDGYQADVGGAVLSLRGGQRASRYVDMAVFSRRGCW; encoded by the coding sequence ATGCTCCGTTCCCTGCTGCCTGCCCTGTGCAGCTTCCTGTGCATCCTCGCGTCCGCCGCCGCGGCCGGCGCGCCGATCAACGTCGTGCAGGTGGCCGACCAGAGCGGCCCGAACGGCGACACCGGGCGCGACTTCGTCACCGGCGCGCGGGTGTATTTCGACCAGCTCAACGCGCGCGGCGGCATCAACGGCCGGCCGGTCAACCTGGTGGTGGCCGACGACGGCGGCGAGCCGGCAGCCACGCTGGCGCTGAGCCGCAAGCTGGTGGCCGAGCAGCGGCCGCAGGCGCTGTTCGGCTATATCGGCGCCGACGGCATCCGCGCGGTGCTGGCCGACAAGGCGCTGGCCGGCCTGCCGCTGGTGGCGCCCTACCTCGGCATCGACGTGAAGGGCGAGGGCGGCGTCTACTACCTGCGCGCCGGCCTCGCCGCGGAGGTCGGCAAGATCGCCCGCATCGCCAATGCCAGCGGGCTGACGCGGCTGGCGCTGGTCAGCGGCGAGGACGCGCTGGGTCGCGCCGCGCGCCTCGAGGTACCGGTCCGGCTGGCCGAGGTGAAGGCCGCGCTGGTCGGCCAGGCCGGGCTGCCGACCGACAGCATCGAGGTCGAGGCCGCCGCGGCGCGACTGGCGGCCAGCAATCCGCAGGGCGTGATCCTGGCCGCGCCCACCGTCAGCTCGGCCGCCTTCGTGCGCGCCTACCAGGCGCTGCGGCCCGGTACCCAGTTCTATGCGCTGAGCTGGGTCAACCCGCAGACGATGCGCGAATTCCTCGGCCCCGAGTCGGTACGCGGCGTGGCGGTCAGCGCGCTGGTGCCCTCGCCCTACAATCCGCTGTCGCCGATCGCGCGCGAATTCGTCGCGACGCTGAAGAAATACCGCGACGAGCCGCCGAGCTACGCCTCGCTCGAGGGCTATATGGCCGCGCGCATGCTGGCCGACAACCTGCGCGCGGCCGGCGGCGAGGGCGGCGTCGCGCTGCGGCGCGCGCTGGACGGCTACCAGGCCGATGTCGGCGGCGCGGTGCTGTCGCTGCGCGGCGGCCAGCGCGCTTCGCGCTATGTCGACATGGCGGTGTTCTCGCGGCGGGGTTGCTGGTGA
- a CDS encoding DUF1289 domain-containing protein — MGCGRSFIEVANWVFMTEAEKEAVWQRLEAHWRARGQTPPWLRCRG; from the coding sequence ATGGGCTGCGGCCGCAGCTTCATCGAAGTGGCCAACTGGGTGTTCATGACCGAGGCCGAGAAGGAAGCGGTCTGGCAGCGGCTCGAGGCGCACTGGCGCGCCCGCGGCCAGACGCCGCCCTGGCTGCGCTGCCGCGGCTGA